Proteins encoded in a region of the Zea mays cultivar B73 chromosome 4, Zm-B73-REFERENCE-NAM-5.0, whole genome shotgun sequence genome:
- the LOC100274450 gene encoding Ankyrin repeat domain-containing protein 2A-like, whose product MASSGDPPGSADEKKTPKSEGSSDERQGLPPAGFSNPFDFGSMQSLLNDPSIKEMADQIARDPAFNRMAEQLQRSAQSTGEQGTPPLNPQQYMETMQKVMENPQFMTMAERLGNALMQDPAMSSMLETFSSPSHKEQLEERMSRIKEDPAMKSILDELENGGPSAMMKYWNDPDTLQKIGEAMGASFPFGAGSSAEPSGTEETEEEGGDDDESIVHHTASVGDEEGLKKALDGGADKDEEDSEGRRALHFACGYGELKCAQILLEAGAAVDALDKNKNTPLHYAAGYGRKECVDLLLKHGAAVTLQNLDGKTPIDVAKLNNQDEVLKLLEKDAFL is encoded by the exons ATGGCGTCGAGTGGGGATCCGCCCGGATCTGCTG ATGAGAAGAAAACTCCAAAATCCGAAGGGTCTTCCGACGAACGTCAAGGGCTTCCTCCAGCAGGCTTTTCAAATCCTTTTGATTTTGGTTCTATGCAAAGTTTGCTCAAT GATCCATCTATTAAGGAGATGGCAGATCAAATTGCAAGGGATCCTGCATTCAACCGGATGGCTGAGCAGCTACAGAGAAGTGCTCAAAGCACAGGAGAACAGGGCACACCTCCATTAAATCCTCAACAATACATGGAAACAATGCAAAAGGTCATGGAAAACCCCCAGTTTATGACCATGGCAGAGCGTCTGGGGAATGCTCTTATGCAG GATCCTGCTATGTCCAGTATGCTGGAAACCTTTAGTAGTCCATCACATAAGGAGCAGCTGGAAGAGCGTATGTCTCGCATTAAGGAAGATCCAGCTATGAAgtcaattcttgatgagttagagAATGGGGGCCCTTCTGCAATGATGAA GTACTGGAACGACCCTGATACTCTTCAAAagattggtgaggcaatgggagcTAGCTTCCCATTTGGTGCAGGTTCTTCTGCTGAACCTTCTGGTACTGAAGAAACTGAGGAAGAAGGTGGGGATGACGATGAATCCATCGTTCATCACACTGCCAGTGTTGGTGATGAAGAG GGTCTCAAGAAAGCACTAGATGGTGGAGCCGACAAGGATGAAGAAGACTCTGAGGGAAGAAGGGCCTTACATTTTGCATGTGGGTACGGTGAG TTGAAGTGTGCCCAGATCCTTCTTGAAGCTGGTGCTGCAGTGGACGCTCTTGACAAGAACAAGAACACCCCGTTGCATTACGCTGCTGGCTACGGCCGCAAGGAGTGTGTGGATCTTCTTTTGAAGCACGGTGCTGCTGT AACGCTCCAAAACCTGGACGGGAAGACACCTATCGATGTCGCCAAGCTGAATAACCAGGACGAGGTTCTGAAGTTGCTCGAGAAGGACGCCTTCCTTTGA